One stretch of Zhihengliuella flava DNA includes these proteins:
- a CDS encoding methionine ABC transporter ATP-binding protein: protein MITITDLRKVYRQKGRDVVALDGVSLSVAKGRIHGIIGHSGAGKSTLVRCLTLLDRPTSGSVAIDGREMADISDRDLLTARRRIGMVFQHANLFDSRTTAANVAYPLELMGTPRAEVKEKVDRLLGIVGLKEFAGAYPAQLSGGQKQRVGIARALAADPDVLLCDEPTSALDPKTTDEILELIKDVRDRLGLTVLIITHEMGVVKQACDSVSLLEAGRIIEHGDLADVVSDQQGRLSHALLPLPNELPHDLPPGTVMELLYSGQHAVEPVISALSRRFNLDVNVLAGSIEDLGGSQFAHLRIQLPEGTDIPAITEYLTSAGVSTTTKEA, encoded by the coding sequence TTGATCACCATTACCGACCTGCGCAAGGTCTACCGCCAGAAGGGGCGCGACGTCGTCGCGCTCGACGGCGTGTCACTCAGCGTTGCCAAGGGGCGCATCCACGGAATTATTGGCCATTCCGGTGCCGGTAAGTCCACGCTGGTGCGCTGCCTGACGCTGCTGGACCGCCCCACCTCCGGCTCCGTGGCGATCGACGGCCGCGAAATGGCGGACATTAGCGACCGCGACCTGTTGACGGCTCGCCGGCGCATCGGCATGGTCTTCCAACACGCCAACCTGTTCGATTCGCGGACCACCGCGGCCAACGTCGCCTACCCGCTCGAGCTCATGGGCACCCCGCGTGCAGAAGTCAAGGAGAAGGTGGATCGGCTCCTCGGCATCGTCGGGCTCAAGGAATTCGCCGGCGCCTACCCCGCGCAGCTTTCCGGCGGTCAGAAGCAGCGCGTGGGCATCGCCCGCGCCCTCGCGGCCGATCCGGACGTGCTGCTCTGCGATGAGCCGACCAGCGCGCTGGATCCCAAGACGACGGACGAGATCCTCGAACTCATCAAGGACGTCCGCGACCGGCTCGGCCTGACCGTGCTGATCATTACCCACGAGATGGGCGTCGTGAAGCAGGCCTGCGACTCGGTGTCCCTGCTGGAGGCCGGACGCATCATCGAGCACGGCGACCTGGCCGACGTCGTCAGCGACCAGCAGGGGCGGCTGTCCCACGCGCTGCTGCCGCTGCCGAACGAGCTGCCGCATGACCTGCCGCCGGGCACGGTGATGGAGCTGCTGTACTCGGGCCAGCACGCCGTGGAGCCCGTGATCTCCGCCCTGTCCCGGCGCTTCAACCTCGACGTCAACGTCCTCGCCGGGTCGATCGAAGATCTGGGCGGCTCCCAGTTCGCCCACCTGCGGATTCAACTTCCCGAAGGAACGGACATTCCTGCCATCACCGAGTACTTGACGTCCGCCGGCGTCTCGACCACCACGAAGGAGGCCTAA
- a CDS encoding 3'-5' exonuclease: MTATTWNELPRAAFDLETTGTDPETARIVTASVIVVNGRSEIIHHREWLVDPGVEIPEAAAAVHGVTTAKARAEGQDAASAVAEIAGHLKDLFATMPVMAFNASYDFTVLNREAARYGVEPLTPAPVIDPLVLDRHVDRYRRGKRTLTAMSEFYQVPLVDAHTSLADAAATVGVADAIASRYAEVRTDPFELHAAQVNWQQAWAANFQEFLRRKNPEAVVDGTWPVNPAFSG, from the coding sequence ATGACTGCCACGACTTGGAATGAGTTGCCCCGCGCCGCGTTTGATCTGGAAACGACCGGGACGGATCCGGAAACTGCGCGGATCGTGACGGCTTCCGTGATCGTGGTCAACGGGCGTAGCGAGATCATCCACCACCGCGAATGGCTGGTGGATCCGGGCGTGGAGATTCCCGAGGCCGCGGCCGCCGTGCATGGGGTTACGACGGCGAAGGCGCGCGCCGAGGGGCAGGACGCCGCAAGCGCCGTGGCGGAGATCGCCGGCCACCTCAAGGACTTGTTCGCGACGATGCCGGTCATGGCGTTCAACGCCAGCTACGACTTCACGGTCCTGAACCGTGAGGCCGCCCGCTACGGCGTGGAGCCGCTGACGCCGGCCCCGGTCATCGACCCGCTGGTGTTGGACCGGCACGTGGACCGCTACCGGCGCGGCAAGCGAACCCTGACCGCGATGTCCGAGTTTTATCAGGTACCGCTCGTCGACGCGCATACCTCGCTGGCCGACGCCGCCGCTACGGTTGGCGTGGCGGATGCGATTGCCAGCCGTTACGCCGAGGTACGAACCGACCCGTTCGAGCTGCACGCGGCGCAGGTGAATTGGCAGCAGGCTTGGGCCGCCAACTTCCAGGAGTTTCTTCGCCGGAAGAATCCGGAGGCTGTCGTGGACGGAACGTGGCCTGTTAATCCCGCGTTCTCCGGCTAG
- a CDS encoding MGMT family protein, with translation MGYEFTQAVYDVVTLVPAGTAVTYGDVAELLGAGGPRQVGAAMSTAPAGLPWWRVVRADGTLREDLAERAAGRWRAEGLPCRGGDPERLRFPEARWQPSEADFEALDAIAARLIPKV, from the coding sequence ATGGGGTACGAATTCACGCAGGCGGTGTACGACGTCGTCACACTGGTCCCGGCAGGAACCGCGGTGACCTACGGAGACGTCGCAGAACTGTTAGGCGCGGGCGGACCACGCCAAGTGGGCGCGGCGATGTCCACGGCCCCCGCAGGATTGCCGTGGTGGCGAGTGGTTCGCGCCGATGGAACGTTGCGGGAAGATCTTGCGGAGCGGGCGGCGGGGCGGTGGCGAGCGGAAGGCCTTCCCTGCCGGGGAGGTGACCCGGAACGACTTCGATTTCCCGAGGCCCGATGGCAACCGAGCGAGGCCGACTTTGAGGCCCTCGACGCGATCGCTGCGCGGCTCATACCCAAAGTGTGA
- a CDS encoding ATP-dependent helicase, with protein sequence MTGTAPAAAGHAQATELSGAVPLSAVQQELAALRRGHGPVLVVGAPGTGKTTALLAAVLERLREDLAPEQLLILTSARAQAGRLRDRLSDLVDVTFSEPAVRTWSSYAFDLVRRARLGGYLPDLERAPRLLSGPEQDALLGQILHGHAEGLAPEPGWPEVLGEAIGTRGFRDQLRELFDRLSEHGLEPADVEELGQRHLRPEWEAAARVYQEYRDLLDLGHAEAFDPAGLISAAAQLLETHPDLLAAERDRLRLVAVDDLQEANPAQYRLLSLLTKDRDVLACAAPDSVVQGFRGARPDFLGRLEQYLGDLQTVELTESFRLPAAIAEAWGRVARRIPVSAGGRGRALKPVRGEPSTAHADTPDATSAHVPGHVAAHVVDSPVHELRYVAHRILEEHLMASRPLSDIAVIVRHGGLVRSVARHLTQQGIAVDVPPAEVPLRDEPAVRPLITLFQVVLAAEPVDDATIVEQLLTSRYGQATAIDVRRLRQQLRRAEHAAGHAADHEPRKSRTSSQLLCALLAGDPDVTSWLDGCGREAAGARRIVRMLAALREHLAAGEANAETALWALWQASGLENTWRDAALAGGSAGHRADLDLDALLALFQAAERFIDQLPGSTVQQFVDHVASQELPMDTLAGRGASTDTVSVLTPAAAVGQEWGLVLIPGLQEGLWPNTKLRGELLKTATLTAIVEDGAEAAQQRDAAARVRAVRADEFRSFAAAASRARDELVCIGVQSDDAQPSALLDYLDPIEGERPITPVPRPRTLDALVAHLRQTAEQDAAEPAPEVLPDAGLVLAELARAGVRGAHPDTWWGLVPPTSTGPVVPPEHPVTVSPSRVQAVLESPLNWFVQAAGGEPAMDFARSLGTLVHAIAEDLPDATGNQYKEELDRRWAQLDLPAGWETQKDRDRAEEMLRKLALYGLEMRKNGRRLVGQEVKFSVEVGDGKRAAVISGLIDRVEAGDDGRPYVVDLKTGKSKPTAKEVARHPQLGTYQAAILAGALGDSLDLAVQPAGAALVQLGDGTKGLKPQEQDAVAEEDWATPMVLEAAGLMGAADFLARHDPSKGRSVPCRLPSLCPLCDEGRQVTQP encoded by the coding sequence GTGACAGGTACCGCTCCGGCAGCGGCAGGGCACGCGCAGGCCACCGAACTGTCAGGCGCGGTGCCACTCAGCGCCGTGCAACAGGAACTTGCCGCACTGCGCCGTGGGCACGGCCCCGTGCTCGTGGTGGGCGCCCCGGGGACGGGGAAGACGACGGCGCTCCTGGCTGCCGTGCTGGAACGCCTCCGTGAAGATTTGGCCCCTGAGCAATTGTTGATCCTCACCTCTGCTCGCGCGCAGGCCGGACGGCTACGTGATCGCCTCTCCGACCTCGTGGACGTGACCTTTTCTGAGCCGGCCGTGCGGACCTGGTCCTCCTATGCCTTTGACCTCGTTCGCCGTGCGCGCCTTGGCGGCTATCTGCCGGATCTGGAGCGGGCTCCTCGATTGCTGTCCGGGCCAGAACAGGACGCCCTGCTGGGCCAAATTCTGCACGGCCACGCGGAGGGACTCGCGCCAGAGCCGGGATGGCCGGAGGTCCTTGGTGAGGCCATCGGGACTCGAGGATTTCGGGACCAACTGCGCGAGCTGTTCGACCGCCTCTCCGAACACGGTCTGGAACCGGCCGACGTGGAGGAACTCGGCCAGCGGCACCTGAGGCCCGAGTGGGAGGCCGCCGCACGGGTTTACCAGGAGTACCGCGATCTGCTCGACTTGGGGCACGCCGAAGCGTTCGACCCAGCAGGGCTCATCAGTGCGGCCGCCCAGTTGCTCGAGACGCATCCTGACCTGTTAGCCGCCGAGCGAGACCGGCTACGACTCGTCGCTGTCGATGATCTGCAGGAAGCCAACCCCGCTCAGTATCGCCTGCTGTCACTCCTGACCAAGGATCGCGACGTCCTGGCGTGTGCGGCTCCAGATTCCGTGGTGCAGGGCTTCCGCGGGGCGCGGCCCGACTTCCTTGGCCGGCTCGAGCAGTACCTCGGTGACCTGCAGACGGTCGAACTCACGGAGTCCTTTCGTCTGCCGGCGGCTATCGCCGAGGCATGGGGGCGCGTGGCACGTCGCATCCCGGTGTCGGCCGGCGGCCGTGGTCGCGCCCTCAAACCAGTGCGCGGCGAGCCGTCGACAGCTCACGCCGATACCCCCGACGCCACGTCCGCTCACGTTCCGGGCCACGTCGCGGCCCACGTCGTGGACAGCCCCGTGCACGAGCTGCGGTACGTCGCCCACCGCATTCTCGAAGAACACCTGATGGCCTCCCGCCCACTGAGTGACATCGCCGTCATCGTGCGCCACGGCGGACTTGTCCGCTCCGTTGCCCGGCACCTCACGCAGCAAGGCATTGCGGTGGATGTTCCGCCAGCTGAGGTTCCGCTCCGCGACGAACCGGCGGTGCGCCCCCTCATCACCCTGTTTCAGGTCGTCCTCGCGGCGGAGCCCGTCGACGACGCGACGATCGTTGAACAGCTCCTGACCTCGCGCTACGGGCAAGCGACCGCCATCGACGTGCGTCGACTGCGCCAACAGTTGCGGCGGGCAGAACACGCGGCCGGCCACGCCGCCGATCACGAGCCCCGGAAAAGCCGCACCAGTTCGCAGCTGCTCTGCGCGCTACTTGCCGGTGATCCGGACGTCACCAGCTGGCTCGACGGTTGTGGACGAGAGGCCGCCGGTGCCCGGCGCATCGTCCGGATGCTCGCGGCCCTGCGCGAGCACCTGGCCGCGGGGGAAGCCAACGCAGAAACCGCCCTGTGGGCTCTCTGGCAGGCTTCTGGGCTCGAAAACACGTGGCGGGACGCCGCGCTCGCCGGCGGCAGCGCCGGTCACCGCGCCGATCTCGACCTCGATGCGCTGCTCGCGCTGTTCCAAGCGGCCGAACGCTTCATCGACCAACTGCCGGGCTCCACCGTGCAGCAATTCGTCGACCACGTGGCCTCGCAAGAGTTGCCCATGGATACGCTGGCCGGCCGCGGTGCCTCCACGGACACCGTCTCCGTGCTCACCCCGGCCGCCGCCGTCGGTCAGGAATGGGGACTCGTCTTGATTCCGGGGCTGCAGGAGGGCTTGTGGCCCAACACCAAACTCCGTGGCGAACTCCTCAAAACCGCCACCCTCACGGCGATCGTGGAAGACGGCGCCGAAGCAGCCCAGCAGCGCGACGCGGCCGCGCGCGTGCGGGCCGTCCGCGCCGACGAATTCCGTAGCTTCGCGGCCGCCGCGTCACGCGCCCGCGACGAACTGGTGTGCATCGGCGTCCAGTCGGACGACGCGCAGCCCTCGGCGCTGCTGGACTACCTCGACCCCATCGAGGGTGAACGCCCCATCACGCCAGTGCCGCGGCCGCGCACCCTCGACGCACTCGTCGCCCACCTCCGCCAGACGGCCGAGCAAGACGCCGCGGAGCCTGCACCCGAGGTGCTTCCAGACGCCGGGCTCGTACTCGCCGAGCTCGCCCGTGCCGGCGTCCGTGGGGCCCACCCGGATACGTGGTGGGGACTCGTCCCTCCCACAAGCACCGGCCCCGTCGTCCCACCCGAGCACCCCGTCACCGTCTCGCCGTCGCGCGTTCAAGCCGTGCTCGAATCACCGCTCAACTGGTTTGTTCAGGCCGCCGGGGGAGAACCGGCCATGGACTTCGCGCGAAGCCTCGGCACCCTCGTCCACGCGATCGCCGAGGATCTGCCCGACGCGACCGGCAACCAGTACAAAGAAGAACTCGACCGGCGGTGGGCCCAACTGGATCTGCCCGCCGGCTGGGAGACCCAGAAGGACCGCGATCGTGCCGAGGAGATGCTGCGCAAGTTAGCGCTCTACGGGCTGGAGATGCGCAAGAACGGGCGCCGCCTCGTGGGTCAAGAAGTGAAATTCAGCGTTGAGGTGGGCGACGGGAAACGCGCAGCCGTGATCTCCGGGCTCATCGACCGTGTTGAGGCTGGCGACGATGGTCGGCCCTACGTCGTCGACCTCAAAACCGGCAAAAGCAAGCCGACCGCGAAGGAAGTCGCCCGCCATCCGCAGCTTGGCACCTACCAGGCCGCGATCCTCGCGGGCGCGCTCGGCGACTCCCTCGATCTCGCGGTACAGCCCGCCGGCGCGGCCCTCGTGCAGCTCGGAGACGGGACCAAGGGACTCAAACCGCAAGAACAGGACGCCGTGGCGGAGGAGGACTGGGCCACGCCCATGGTCCTCGAAGCCGCCGGGCTGATGGGAGCAGCCGACTTTCTCGCTCGGCACGACCCGAGCAAGGGGCGCTCCGTGCCCTGCCGGCTCCCCAGCCTGTGCCCACTCTGCGACGAAGGACGGCAGGTGACCCAGCCATGA